In Desulfosalsimonas propionicica, the following are encoded in one genomic region:
- a CDS encoding glycosyltransferase family 39 protein: protein MKKFENLFDAYEPKYGLLFCLALAAFIKILLLCLFQKPINADGTLYISIAKHFADGRFSDGMALYPMPFYPALIALVHFIIPNWDLAARLLSIFFMTFAIVPLYFLTRDLFNRHAAFWSAFAFAVSPVFNEWSVDVIRGTGFVFCVLWAVWLGQKALKLEKPAFFVWTGAISVISFLFRVEGIFLIVFFPLFCIVRMLQKPKTAVSMAKGLMLWLAFIAVLGGAGLTAAHLNQMPVNRLDSVTSKADAALQLEFMDKYMERYKALEKLEGTPPFYHGRQNLLETTRHFMYLVYLTGFGKIFIKVIFPCFFVALFFSSWRPMQVQHAFILGLIGFYLLLVYLNLINRDFMQHRFVFAPACLVYPWVGQGLNNLFNRVKNSFRPNFWLFCFLAVFLVVPASKAFHSVVKRDDSVIIEAGRFAKQNELLRDARVLTNDSQLPYYGGLTVDQFETIPNKYEDDYAGMGKIAIKKQIDIIYIKVSDEKDIMPQFSGYRLIKKFPSDDRIIYIFGSAQFCKDKGLLQ from the coding sequence ATGAAAAAATTCGAAAATCTTTTTGATGCATATGAACCCAAATACGGCCTGCTCTTTTGCCTGGCACTGGCTGCTTTTATTAAAATCCTGCTGCTATGCCTTTTTCAAAAGCCCATCAATGCAGACGGCACGCTCTATATCTCCATTGCCAAACATTTTGCTGACGGCCGGTTCAGCGATGGCATGGCCCTGTACCCAATGCCTTTTTATCCCGCACTCATCGCCCTGGTTCATTTCATCATCCCCAACTGGGATCTGGCCGCCCGCCTGCTTTCCATTTTTTTTATGACCTTTGCCATTGTCCCGCTTTACTTTCTTACCCGGGACCTGTTTAACCGGCATGCAGCATTCTGGTCGGCCTTTGCATTTGCCGTATCCCCCGTGTTTAATGAATGGTCCGTGGATGTCATCCGGGGCACGGGTTTTGTGTTTTGCGTCCTGTGGGCGGTATGGCTGGGTCAAAAAGCCCTTAAACTTGAAAAACCAGCATTTTTTGTCTGGACCGGAGCGATCTCGGTTATTTCCTTCTTGTTTCGCGTTGAAGGAATTTTTTTAATTGTTTTTTTTCCTTTGTTTTGCATTGTCCGAATGCTGCAAAAACCCAAAACTGCTGTTTCTATGGCAAAGGGATTGATGCTTTGGCTCGCTTTCATTGCCGTTTTGGGCGGAGCGGGCTTAACTGCAGCCCATTTAAACCAGATGCCGGTCAACCGGCTGGACTCAGTGACAAGCAAAGCAGATGCCGCCTTACAGCTCGAGTTCATGGACAAATATATGGAGCGCTACAAAGCCCTTGAGAAATTGGAAGGAACCCCGCCTTTTTATCACGGTCGACAGAATCTGCTGGAAACCACCCGCCATTTTATGTACCTGGTTTATCTTACGGGTTTTGGTAAAATCTTCATTAAAGTCATATTCCCCTGTTTTTTTGTGGCGCTATTTTTTTCCTCCTGGCGGCCGATGCAAGTCCAGCATGCTTTTATTCTTGGCCTGATCGGTTTTTACCTGTTGTTGGTCTATCTCAACTTGATCAACCGCGATTTCATGCAGCACAGATTTGTATTCGCACCTGCCTGCCTTGTCTACCCATGGGTGGGCCAGGGGCTGAACAATCTGTTTAACCGTGTCAAAAATTCTTTTCGCCCGAATTTCTGGCTTTTCTGCTTTTTGGCGGTTTTTCTCGTCGTGCCGGCCTCCAAGGCATTTCATTCAGTTGTTAAAAGGGATGACAGTGTCATAATAGAAGCCGGCCGTTTTGCCAAACAAAACGAGTTGCTACGGGATGCACGAGTACTGACCAATGATTCGCAGTTACCCTATTATGGCGGATTAACCGTTGATCAGTTTGAAACCATACCGAATAAATACGAGGATGATTATGCCGGCATGGGAAAAATTGCAATAAAAAAGCAAATCGATATCATTTATATCAAAGTGTCGGATGAAAAAGACATCATGCCGCAATTTTCCGGATACCGGCTGATCAAAAAATTTCCCAGTGACGACCGGATAATATATATTTTTGGGTCCGCGCAGTTCTGCAAGGACAAGGGACTGCTGCAATGA
- the gmhB gene encoding D-glycero-beta-D-manno-heptose 1,7-bisphosphate 7-phosphatase → MTRFCHVILDRDGVLNYEAPGGYVTDPDQWVWIEGVLDALAKMAQAGLRLSVATNQSCVKRGIIDQQTLETIHDRMRRDAAAKGIFFSGIHFCPHTPDQGCRCRKPEPGLIEEAVQQSGISKNQTVFIGDSQSDLQAGRAAGIATWLVRTGKGKNTEAALKEGMIQGISAENVQIFEDLGQACAALLART, encoded by the coding sequence ATGACCCGGTTTTGCCATGTAATTCTTGACCGCGACGGGGTGCTCAATTATGAGGCACCCGGCGGATATGTAACAGATCCGGACCAGTGGGTCTGGATTGAGGGGGTATTGGATGCTTTGGCCAAAATGGCTCAGGCCGGGCTCCGGCTTTCTGTGGCCACCAATCAAAGCTGTGTGAAACGGGGAATCATAGACCAACAAACCCTGGAAACCATCCATGACCGGATGCGCCGGGATGCTGCAGCAAAAGGCATATTTTTTTCAGGTATTCATTTCTGCCCCCACACCCCTGATCAAGGCTGCAGGTGCCGCAAACCCGAGCCCGGTCTAATAGAAGAGGCCGTCCAACAATCCGGTATCTCAAAAAATCAGACGGTATTTATCGGTGATTCGCAAAGCGATCTGCAGGCCGGCCGGGCCGCGGGCATTGCAACCTGGCTGGTTCGCACAGGAAAGGGGAAAAATACCGAGGCAGCCTTGAAAGAGGGCATGATACAAGGTATTAGCGCGGAAAACGTGCAAATTTTCGAGGATCTGGGCCAGGCCTGTGCTGCTTTGCTTGCAAGGACTTGA
- a CDS encoding C40 family peptidase, translating to MKQCRIKTCIRNRAEPVVLSFSGSGRSWILVLLLTACLLFSGGCNAFRPHPGTHVSPAVRNEIVNIALQHKNTPYKWNGDTPAGFDCSGFVRFVYRQAGFEIPRTSTQQFRAGHKIARANLKKGDLVFFKKWKWLGTILSPSHVGIYIGANRFIHSPGSGGAVRIGHLGNKYWSTHYKGARMLLE from the coding sequence ATGAAGCAATGCAGGATCAAGACGTGCATCCGAAACAGGGCCGAACCTGTTGTACTTTCTTTTTCCGGATCCGGCCGGTCCTGGATATTGGTGTTGCTTTTAACGGCTTGCCTCCTTTTTTCCGGCGGGTGCAATGCTTTTCGGCCCCATCCCGGAACCCATGTCAGTCCGGCGGTAAGAAATGAGATTGTCAACATTGCGCTGCAGCATAAAAACACCCCTTATAAATGGAACGGTGATACGCCGGCCGGCTTTGACTGCTCGGGATTCGTCCGTTTCGTCTACAGGCAGGCGGGTTTTGAAATTCCAAGAACATCCACGCAGCAATTCCGTGCGGGACACAAGATTGCCCGGGCAAACCTGAAAAAAGGGGATCTGGTATTTTTTAAAAAATGGAAATGGTTGGGCACCATTTTGTCCCCGAGTCATGTGGGCATATATATCGGTGCGAACCGATTCATTCATTCCCCGGGATCAGGTGGTGCCGTGAGAATCGGTCACCTGGGGAATAAGTATTGGAGTACCCATTACAAGGGCGCTCGAATGCTGCTTGAATAA
- a CDS encoding NUDIX hydrolase, whose protein sequence is MKRPDYPGVHGDQISFPGGGKEKEDRDDLETALRETHEEIGVKPEHVDVWGALSTQQTVTSKYRIAPFVGSIPYPYEFRPDSREVERLILIPFSRLLDPETYTYGTYNWKGLEFESDLYRYGNDIIWGLTARILNNLITLIKTGREQDV, encoded by the coding sequence ATGAAGCGTCCGGATTATCCCGGAGTTCATGGAGACCAGATTTCATTTCCCGGGGGCGGAAAAGAAAAAGAAGACAGAGACGACCTGGAAACCGCGTTAAGGGAAACTCATGAAGAAATCGGTGTAAAACCGGAACACGTTGACGTGTGGGGCGCACTGAGCACCCAGCAGACCGTGACATCGAAATACCGGATTGCCCCTTTTGTCGGCAGCATTCCTTATCCATATGAATTCCGGCCCGACTCCAGGGAGGTCGAGCGCCTGATCCTCATTCCGTTTTCCCGTCTGCTCGACCCTGAAACATACACATATGGCACTTACAACTGGAAAGGCCTGGAGTTTGAAAGCGATCTGTACAGATACGGAAACGATATTATCTGGGGATTGACCGCGCGGATTTTAAACAATCTGATTACGCTGATAAAAACCGGTCGGGAGCAAGATGTTTGA
- a CDS encoding D-sedoheptulose-7-phosphate isomerase: MTTFSDIVAEHNQVLGDSLASFEKKFDPALGVCIHCLQNQGKLMICGNGGSAADAQHFAAELVGRYEKERSPWPAVALCVDTSIITALGNDYGFEQVFARQVKALGRAGDVLVALSTSGNSPNVVRAAEAAREMGIQVIAMTGEGGGALADLADVLFAVPSRRTARIQEVHEICLHGLAQAIETGLTNTKAERKPS; this comes from the coding sequence ATGACAACATTTTCAGATATTGTTGCTGAACACAACCAGGTGCTCGGTGATTCGCTGGCATCATTTGAAAAAAAATTCGATCCGGCGCTGGGAGTTTGTATTCACTGCCTACAAAACCAGGGGAAGCTGATGATCTGCGGAAACGGGGGATCTGCCGCTGATGCCCAGCATTTTGCCGCAGAGCTGGTGGGCCGGTATGAAAAGGAAAGAAGCCCGTGGCCGGCTGTTGCCCTTTGCGTGGACACCTCCATTATCACGGCCCTGGGAAATGACTACGGCTTTGAACAGGTCTTTGCCCGCCAGGTAAAGGCCCTGGGCCGCGCCGGGGACGTGCTTGTGGCCCTCAGCACCAGCGGCAATTCCCCCAACGTGGTCAGGGCTGCTGAAGCCGCCCGGGAAATGGGCATCCAGGTCATTGCCATGACCGGTGAAGGCGGCGGAGCTCTGGCGGATCTGGCCGATGTTTTGTTTGCCGTGCCCTCCCGGCGCACCGCCCGGATCCAGGAAGTGCATGAAATCTGCCTGCACGGTCTTGCCCAGGCCATTGAAACCGGGCTGACCAATACCAAGGCGGAAAGGAAACCTTCATGA
- the rfaE1 gene encoding D-glycero-beta-D-manno-heptose-7-phosphate kinase has product MKAAFLLSRSLVELLEHAPKLHVWVVGDAFLDDYIEGAIKRVSPEAPVQVVNVENQFQRLGGAANVANGLAQLGARVTLAAITGQDAPGHALAELCAEKNIDTQCLIRVPDRPTIRKLRVMSRRQQMIRLDWENPEPIDNQTRQALFDALDHADPPDAILLSDYAKGVLTDNVIQTLVEKGRSRNIPVVVDPKSRDFSRYSRASIIAPNLLEFETAAGRAVDPLDETAVAEAAKSLCENCRLDALLITLGELGMALWSPENGLKRVDTRAREVYDVTGAGDTVVAALGLCLAAKMDFQTAAMIANAAAGIVVGKAGTSTASPAELVECLSPPLENKILDTSTLAEHVRWWRMRKKRIVFTNGCFDLLHVGHLHILNQAAAQGDLLVVGLNTDTSIARLKGADRPLIAEHERASMLAAFDCVDAVVLFDEDTPVNLIHTIKPDVLVKGSDYRMDQVVGREVVEKYGGEVVLVNFLPNQSTSLLIERIRGGPRNSGSLN; this is encoded by the coding sequence ATGAAAGCTGCTTTTCTGCTTTCCCGCAGTCTCGTGGAACTGCTCGAACATGCCCCCAAACTGCATGTATGGGTTGTGGGCGACGCGTTTTTGGATGATTACATCGAAGGCGCCATCAAACGGGTTTCCCCCGAGGCCCCGGTGCAGGTGGTCAACGTGGAAAACCAGTTCCAGCGCCTGGGCGGGGCCGCCAATGTGGCAAACGGACTGGCCCAACTCGGTGCCAGGGTGACCCTGGCGGCCATCACCGGCCAGGACGCCCCGGGCCATGCCCTGGCTGAACTGTGTGCTGAAAAAAACATTGATACCCAATGCCTGATCCGGGTTCCGGACCGGCCCACCATCCGCAAGCTGCGTGTCATGTCCCGGCGCCAGCAGATGATACGACTCGACTGGGAAAACCCGGAACCCATTGACAACCAAACCCGGCAGGCGCTTTTTGACGCCCTGGATCATGCTGATCCGCCGGATGCCATTTTGCTCAGCGACTATGCCAAGGGCGTGCTCACCGACAATGTCATCCAAACCCTTGTTGAAAAAGGCAGAAGCCGCAATATCCCGGTGGTGGTGGATCCCAAATCCAGAGATTTTTCCAGATACAGCCGGGCCTCCATCATTGCCCCCAATCTCCTGGAATTTGAAACCGCAGCCGGCCGCGCTGTTGATCCCCTGGATGAAACCGCAGTGGCCGAAGCCGCAAAATCCTTGTGTGAAAACTGCCGGCTCGATGCCCTGCTCATCACCCTGGGAGAGCTTGGCATGGCCCTGTGGAGCCCGGAAAACGGTCTGAAACGAGTGGATACCCGGGCCCGGGAGGTCTATGATGTAACGGGTGCCGGCGATACCGTGGTGGCTGCCCTGGGATTGTGTCTGGCCGCAAAAATGGATTTTCAGACCGCTGCCATGATTGCCAATGCGGCTGCCGGCATTGTTGTTGGCAAGGCCGGCACTTCCACGGCCAGCCCGGCGGAATTGGTGGAGTGCCTGTCCCCTCCGCTTGAAAACAAAATCCTGGACACAAGCACCCTTGCTGAACACGTGCGATGGTGGCGCATGCGCAAAAAACGCATCGTGTTTACAAACGGCTGTTTTGATCTTCTTCACGTGGGCCACCTCCACATTTTAAACCAGGCTGCCGCCCAGGGGGATCTGCTTGTGGTGGGACTGAACACAGATACCTCCATTGCCCGGCTAAAGGGCGCAGATCGCCCGCTGATTGCCGAGCATGAACGGGCCTCCATGCTTGCGGCTTTTGACTGTGTGGATGCGGTGGTGCTTTTTGACGAAGACACCCCGGTCAATCTCATTCACACCATCAAACCCGATGTGCTTGTCAAAGGATCAGACTACCGCATGGATCAGGTGGTGGGCAGAGAAGTTGTGGAAAAATACGGCGGCGAGGTGGTGCTTGTGAATTTTCTGCCCAACCAGTCCACTTCCCTGCTGATTGAACGCATCCGCGGCGGGCCGCGCAACAGCGGTTCCTTAAACTGA